CATGCACACCCTCGGCCACCACGAACTCGTCCGGATAGGCGCGCACCGGGAGCTGCTCGCGCGCGAGTCCCACCACATCGTGCGGGCCTACAAGGACGGTGTGGACCGCTATGTGGCCGTCCACCACGGCGACCCTGGCTGCGCCCCGGAGCGCACGGCGGTCCGAGCCCTGGAGAACTGCCGCACGGGACGGGTGCGCTGGCACCACGAGACCGGAGTGATGGTCGCCGAGCTGCTCTTCGACACGCGGCTGCGCGCAGGAGATACGTTCCTCTTCCGCTACGGCTTCGAGGACGGCACAGCCGGCGCGTCCAGCGAGTACGTACGCGGGTTCGGCTTCGCGGGCGGCCAGTACGCCCTCCAGGTGCGGTTCGCCGAGGATGCGCTGCCCGTGCGCTGTCACCGGTTCACCCAGCACTCGGCGGCGGCGCCACGCAGCGGCCGCCAGGAGCTCCCCCTCAGCGGGCGTCATCGCTCGGTACATCTGGTCGAGCCGCGGGTGCGGTCGGGCATCGTGGGCATCGGCTGGGACTGGGAGTGACCCCGGCCGACCGGGGACGCGACGTCACCGCACTCCCGGTCAGGGACCCGCGACGATCCTGCCGCCCTTGGCCTGCACGGACAGCTCCTTCAGCGGCACGGTGGCAGGGGCCTGCAGCACCTTGCCCGTCGCCGCGTCGAACTCGCTGCCGTGGCACGGGCAGATCAGCGTCGTGCCCTGGAGCTTGTTGATGGCGCACCCGGCGTGCGTGCAGATCGTGCTGAACGCCTTCAGGGAGCCGTTCTCGGCGCGGCTGACCACGACGTTCTCTTCCCGGTACAGCTTGGCGGCGCCCTTGGCGACCTCGCTCTGCGCACCCAGCTCGACCGGCGCGGTCGGCGCCGCCGGCGTCCCGCCCCCGCTGCCCCCGGAGCAGGCACTGAGGGCTACCCCGGCGACTGGGGCGAGCGCCGCTCCTCGCAGGACGGTACGGCGGGCAGGCATGGCGTCTCCACAGGTCGGGGCCGGGCGTGTGTCGACGATACCGGTAGGGATGATTCCGCCCCGAGGGGGTCCACATGGGGGCGGGCGACGGGACGTAAACGTTTGCGCAAGCGTTTACGTCCACCGCCGGATGCGATAGGTTCCCGCCGGAACAGGCCGAGAGTTCGGGAAGGGCCCAGTGGGTCGCCCGGGGAGAGGCGAGGCAGGGCGATGGCAACGATGGTCGATGTGGCGGCGCACGCGGGAGTGTCCGTGGCGACCGTCTCCCACGTGCTCAACGACACGCGCCCCGTGCTGCCCCACACCCGCCAGGCCGTCCTGGACGCCATCGACGCGCTCGGCTACACGCCCAACACCCTGGCCCGTTCCCTGGTCACCGCACGCACCCGGTCCATCGGCCTCGCGGTGTCGGCGATCAGCAACCCGTACTTCACGGAGATCCTTCAGGGCGTCGAGGCGGGCGCCCTGGAGCACGGGTACGGGCTGCTCCTCGCCGATCCGCACGACGATCCCCAGCACGAGCGGAAAGTCGTCCAGCTGCTGCACGAGAGACGCGTCGACGGTCTGATCGTCGCGCCCTCCGCCGTTCCGGACGCGCTTCTGCGCTACCTCGGGCAGCACAACGTGCCGACCGTCTTCCTGGATCGCCTGGTGGAGGCCCCGGCCGACCACCCCTTCCGCTTCGACCAGGTCTGCGCCGAGAACGCCGAGCCGATGGCACGACTGGTCGGGCATCTCGCCGAACGGGGTCACCGGCGCATCGGGCTCGTCGCGGGCCTGCCCGGACTCAGCACCACGAACGAGCGGATCTCCGGCTACCGACACGGCCTCGCGGGCGCCGGGCTCCCCTACGACGAACGGCTCGTGGCGCACGGCGACTCCGAGGCGACGGCCGCCGAACGTGCCACCGACGCGCTGCTGTCCCTGGCGGCGCCCCCGACCGCGCTGGTCACCGGAAACAACGCGATGACCATCGGGGCCCTGTGCGCCCTGCGCGAACGCGGTCTGTCCGTGCCGGACGACCTGGCGCTGTGCTGCTTCGACGACTTCGCCTGGGCTGATCTGTTCGCGCCCCGGCTGACCGCGATCTCCCAGCCCAGCAAGGAGATCGGCGCGCAGGCCGTCCGGCTGCTCCTGGAACGGCTCGCCTCGCCGGACCACCCGGCCCGCACCGTGCGGCTCCCCTGCGCCTTCGTCCACCGCACCTCGTGCGGCTGCGCCGAGCCCCCCAGGACATCGGGGGCCTCCCCCACCGACCTGAGTCAGAAGAGTCCCGCGAAAGGATCCCTGTCGTGATCGTCGTCGCCGGTGAGGCCCTGATCGACCTGGTACCGCAGGGCGCGGGCGCGCTCGCGGGCCTGCGGCCCGCACGCGGCGGCGGCCCCTACAACACGGCGGTGGCGCTGGGCCGCCTCGGCTCCCCCACCGCCTTCTGCTCCCGGGTCTCGTACGACGCCTTCGGCGACGCGCTCCTCGGCGGGCTGCGCGAGGCGGGCGTCGACGTGTCCTCGGTGCAGCGCGGGACGGAGCCGACGACCCTCGCGGTCGCCTCCATCGACGTGGACGGCTCGGCGGCGTACTCCTTCTACGTCGAGGGCACGGCCGACCGCCTGTTCGCCGCGCCGGAGCGGCTCCCTGACGCCACCCGGGCGGTGTCCTTCGGGACCTGCTCGCTGGTCCTGGAGCCGGGCGCGAGCGCCTACGAGGAGCTGATGCGGGCCGCCGCCGCGCGCGGCGTGTTCACCACGCTCGACCCGAACATCCGGGCCGTGCTCATCCCCGACGCGGACGCCTATCGGGCCCGCTTCAAGAGCTGGCTGCCGTCGGTGTCGCTCCTCAAGCTCTCCGAGGAGGACGCGCTGTGGCTGGGAGGCACCCCGCGCGAGTGGCTGGCGTCCGGTCCCGCGGCCGTCGTGATCACCCAGGGCGGCGACGGCCTGACGGTGTTCACCCAGGACGGCTCCGTCCACACCGTGCCCGGTGAGCCGGTCGAGGTCGTGGACACCATCGGCGCCGGAGACACGGTGAACGCGGCCCTGCTCCACGGCCTGGCCGCACGGGACGCGCTGTCCCCGGCGGCGCTGGCCGAGCTGGGCCCCGACGGCTGGAGCGAGCTGCTGCGGTTCGCGGCCTGCGCGGCGGCGATCACCTGCTCACGAGCGGGCGCGGAACCGCCGTTCGCCGCGGAACTCGACGCCCCCTGAGACAGCTGGACCCACTGAGCCGGACAGCTGGACCCACTGAGACCGATGTGCTCCAAGGGCGGCTGACCGTGCAACGGGCGGTGCCCCAGGGGGAGAGTTCCCATGAGGCACCGTGTTGTTCCTGATGTGTCGGGCCTGGCCCGTCCGGCCGGATCAGGCCTTGCGTGCCCGCGTGGTCTTCTTCGCGGGGGTCGCCTTCTTCGTGGCCGTCGTGCTGGTGGCCGCGGCGGCCTTCTTCGTGGCCGTGTTGTTCACGGCCTTCGTCGTCGTCTTCCTGGCCGTCGACTTGGCCGCGACCGCCTTCTTGGCGGCCGCCTTGCGGGGAGCCGGTACGGAGGCGGCGTCGCTGATCCGGTCCGCGCCCAGGACGTCGCGCAGGAACTTGCCGGTGTGGCTGGCCGGAACCCCGGCGACCTGCTCGGGCGTGCCCTCGGCCACCACGAGACCACCGCCGTTGCCGCCCTCCGGGCCCATGTCGAGGACCCAGTCGGCGGTCTTGATGACGTCGAGGTTGTGCTCGATGACGATGACCGTGTTGCCCTTGTCGACCAGACCCGAGAGCACCGTGATCAGCTTGCTGATGTCCTCGAAGTGCAGACCGGTGGTCGGCTCGTCCAGCACGTACACCGTGCGGCCCGTGGAACGCTTCTGCAGCTCGCTGGCGAGCTTGACGCGCTGGGCCTCGCCGCCGGACAGCGTCGGCGCGGACTGGCCGAGCCGGACGTAGCCGAGACCGACGTCGTTGAGCGTGCGCAGGTGCCGGGCGATCGCGGGGACGGCCTCGAAGAAGCCGAGGGCCTCCTCGATCGGCATGTCGAGAACCTCGGAGATGGACTTGCCCTTGTAGTGGACCTCCAGGGTCTCCCGGTTGTAGCGCGCCCCGTGGCAGACCTCGCAGGGGACGTACACGTCCGGAAGGAAGTTCATCTCGATCTTGATCGTGCCGTCGCCCGAGCAGTTCTCGCAGCGGCCGCCCTTGACGTTGAAGGAGAAGCGGCCGGGCATGTAGCCCCGCACCTTCGCCTCGGTCGTCTCGGCGAACAGCTTGCGGACGTGGTCGAAGACTCCGGTGTACGTGGCCGGGTTCGACCGCGGGGTGCGGCCGATGGGCGACTGGTCGACGTGCACGACCTTGTCGACGAGGTCGTCGCCGTCCACACGCGTGTGCCGCCCGGGAACGTTCCGAGCGCCGTTGAGCTCGCGCGCCAGGTGCGTGTACAGGATGTCGTTGACCAGCGTCGACTTGCCGGAACCCGAGACACCCGTGACCGCCGTGAGCACGCCCAGTGGGAAGGACACGTCGATGTCCTGGAGGTTGTTCTCACGGGCGCCGTGCACGGTGAGCCTGCGGCCCGGGTCGGCGGGGCGGCGGATGTCCGGAAGCGGGATCTCCCTCTTGCCCGACAGGTACTGGCCGGTCATCGACTCGGCGTTGGCGAGCAGTTCCTTCAAGGGGCCGCTGTGCACGACCTTGCCGCCGTGCTCACCCGCGCCGGGGCCGATGTCGACGACCCAGTCGGCGACCTTGATGGTGTCCTCGTCGTGCTCGACGACGATGAGCGTGTTGCCCATGTCGCGCAGCCGGACCAGGGTCTCGATCAGCCGGTGGTTGTCGCGCTGGTGCAGGCCGATGGACGGCTCGTCGAGGACGTACAGGACGCCGACGAGGCCGGAGCCGATCTGGGTGGCCAGGCGGATGCGCTGGGCCTCGCCGCCGGAGAGGGTGCCGGCCGCGCGGTTGAGCGACAGGTAGTCGAGGCCGACGTCGACCAGGAAGCGCAGCCGTTCGTTGACCTCCTTCAGGACGCGCTCGGCGATCTTCTTGTCGCGCGCGTCGAGCTTCAGCTTGCCCAGGAAGTCCGCGCAGTCGCTGATCGACATCGCGGAGACCTCCGCGATCGACTTCTCCATGACGGTGACGGCGAGGATGAGCGGCTTGAGGCGGGTGCCCTCACAGGTGGGGCAGGGCACCTCGCGCATATAGCCCTCGAAGCGCTCGCGGCTGGCGTCGCTCTCGGACTCGCTGTGCCGCCGCTTGATGAAGGGGACGGCCCCTTCGAAGGGGGTGGTGTAGACACGCTCGCGCCCGTACCGGTTGCGGTAGCGCACCTCGATCTGCGTCTTGTGGCCGTAGAGCAGGGCCTTCTTGGCGCGCTGCGGAAGACCGGCGAAGGGGATGTCGGTCCGGAATCCCAACGCGTCGGCGAGGGCTCCGACGAGGCGTCCGAAGTAGTCCTTGGTGTGCCCGTGCGACCAGGGGTGGATGGCGCCCTCGTCGAGGGACTTGTCCTCGTCCGGGACGATCAGCTCGGGGTCGACCTCCATGCGCGTACCGATACCGGTGCACTCGGGGCAGGCGCCGAAGGGCGAGTTGAAGGAGAAGGAGCGGGGCTCCAGCTCCTCGAACGACAGGTCGTCGTACGGGCAGTACAGGTGCTCCGAGTACATGCGCTCGCGCTCGGGGTCGTCCTCGGGGAGGTCGACGAAGTCGAGCACGACCATGCCGCCGGAGAGCCCGAGGGCGGTCTCCACGGAGTCGGTGAGACGGCGCTTGGCGGAGTCCTTCACCGTGAGGCGGTCGACGACCACCTCGATGGTGTGCTTCTCCTGCTTCTTCAGCGTGGGCGGCTCGGTGAGCTGGATCGTCTGACCGTCGACCCTGGCCCGGCTGTACCCCTTGGTCTGGAGATCGGCGAAGAGGTCGACGAACTCGCCCTTGCGCTCGCGCACCAGCGGCGAAAGGACCTGGAAACGGCTTCCCTCGGGCAGCTCCAGAACCCTGTCGACGATGGCCTGCGGCGACTGGCGCGTGATGGGGCGGCGGCACTCGGGACAGTGCGGCTTGCCGATGCGCGCGAAGAGCAGACGCAGGTAGTCGTAGACCTCGGTGATGGTGCCGACCGTCGAGCGCGGGTTGCGCGAGGTCGACTTCTGGTCGATGGAGACCGCCGGGGAGAGGCCTTCGATGAAGTCGACGTCCGGCTTGTCCATCTGACCGAGGAACTGCCGGGCGTACGAGGACAGTGACTCCACGTAACGCCGCTGTCCCTCGGCGAAGATCGTGTCGAAGGCCAGCGAGGACTTGCCCGACCCCGACAGGCCCGTGAAGACGATGAGCGAGTCGCGCGGGAGGTCGAGCGAGACATTCTTCAGATTGTGCTCGCGCGCTCCACGGACGATGAGACGGTCGGCCACGCCGGTCCGCACCTTTCTTGAGAGTAGTGACAGGGGCCGAGGCCCCCGTCTTTCCCAGACTAGGGGGAGCCACTGACAGCGCCGGTTGCTTTCCCTGGTTCACAACAATCCCGGGCCATCCAGCATGCCCGACGCCGCATCCGAGGGTATAGCACGTGCATTCGATTTGCGGGCGTGGCCGACCACCTTCACCCGAACGTGTGCCGGGGCTAGGGTCGGCCGCATGATGGATCATGTGCGCGACCTGGCGTCTGTACGTGACGCGACCGAACGGCTGCTCAGCGCAGCCGCCGAACTGGACAACGCTTCCGTGGCCGAGCCGTCACGGCTGCCCGGCTGGAGCCGCGGCCATGTCCTTGCCCACCTCTCCCGTAACGCGGACGCGCTCGTGAACGTCCTCGACGGGCTCCCCATGTACGTCTCCGGGGAAGCCCGGGACGCCGACATCGAGCGGGACGCGCCGCGCCCCCTGGACGGACAGCTCGCGGACCTGCGGGAGAGCGCGGCCCGGTTCCAGTCCGCGGGCGCGGCGCCCGCGGACTGGTCGCGCACGGTGGAGCTGCGCAACGGGGTCACGGACTCCGCGACCCGGGTGCCGTTCCGGCGCTGGGCCGAGGTCGAGCTGCATCACGTGGACCTGGGGATCGGGTACGAGCTCGAAGATCTCCCGGAGGAGTTCGTGGAACGGGAGATCGCGTTCCTCGCCGATCGGTTCACGGGGCACCCCGAGGTGCCCTCCACCCGGATCACCGACGCCACGCGCGTGTGGAGCACGGGACGCGATGCCGAGGGCGGACCCGAGGTCACCGTGACCGGTCCCGCACCGGCGCTGCTCGGCTGGCTCTGCGGACGGCGCGACGGTTCGGGGCTGAGCGTCGATGGCGGGCCGCTCCCCGCGCTCCCCCCGCTATAGGCTGCCGTCATGACGTACAGCGGAGCGGTGAAGGTCGGCGGACCTGCCGATGTGCACGAGCTGCAGAACCTGATGATCTCCAAGGTCGCGGTCGGCCCGATGGACAACAACGCCTATCTGCTGCGCTGCCGGGCCACCGACGAGCAGCTGCTGATCGACGCGGCCAACGACGCCGGCACCCTGCTCACGCTGATCGGTGACGACGGCATCGCGTCCGTCGTCACCACACATCGGCACGGCGACCACTGGCAGGCGCTCGCGGAGGTCGTGGCGGCCACCGGCGCCCGCACGTACGCGGGCCGGGACGACGCCGAGGGCATCCCCGTGCCGACCGACGTCCTCGTGGGCGACGGCGACACGATCCGGGTGGGGCGCGTGGAACTCACCGCGCGCCACCTCGTGGGGCACACACCGGGCTCGATCGCCCTCGTCTACGACGACCCGCACGGGCACCCGCACGTGTTCACCGGGGACTGTCTCTTCCCCGGCGGTGTGGGCAACACCCGCAAGGACCCGAAGGCGTTCGCCAGCCTCATCCACGACGTCGAGACGAAGATCTTCGACGCGTTGCCGGACGAGACCTGGGTCTACCCGGGGCACGGCAACGACACGACGCTGGGCGCCGAGCGGCCGCACCTTCCGGAGTGGCACGCGCGCGGTTGGTGACTCCGGGGCGCGTATGACGAACGAACCCCGGCCGGTCCGGGTCGTCCGACGAACCCCGGCCGGGGGGGCGTGAAGTCCGCGAACACGCGCCCCGTGTGATTGGAGCGCACGCGCCGGTGTCCTGCGCGCGCTCCCGGCGGGTGCGGTGGTGCAGTCCACTGGAAGCAGCCCCGCTCAGGTCGACGGCTCCTGATGCGAAACGGGCCGCCGGCCCATTGATCCCCGCCCTCGGCCGGCGGCCCCGGCACAGCCGTCGGCAGGCCGATCCGCGGCTCTTCTCATCGAGCGTTCACAGGGCCGCAACACACGTTCCCACTATGCGGACTTTTGCCGCTGTGACCTCGACAAACGGCATGTCTCGCTGTCACTCTCCCGCCATGCATCTCGCCCAACGCACCCTGCGCCGCGCCGCGTCCGCCGCCACCGTCGCCCTGCTCGCCGTCGCCGTGGGCTGTGCCCCGCAGCCGGAGGACAAAGCCTCCGCCAAGGCCTCCGGGACAACCGGGGAAGCCTGCGCGAAGGGCGCGTTGGGCACCCGGACGTCCGGCAAGCTGACCGTCGCGACCGACGAGCCCGCGTACGAGCCGTGGTTCAAGGACGACAGGCCCGCGAACGGCAAGGGCTTCGAGTCCGCGGTCGCGTACGCCGTGGCCAAGCAGCTCGGCTACGACAAGAGCGACGTCGTCTGGCAGACCGTCCCCTTCAACAAGGCCTTCGCTCCCGGCGTGAAGACCTTCGACTTCGACATCAACCAGGTGTCGATCAGCGCCGAGCGCAAGAAGGCGGTGGACTTCTCCTCCGGCTACTACGACGTCCGCCAGGCCGTCATCGCCCTCAAGGGCTCCAGGGCCGCGAAGGCGAAGAGCATCGCGGACCTCAAGGGCGTCAAGCTGGGCGCCCAGGTCGGGACCACCAGCCTGAACTACATCGACGACGTGGTGAAGCCGGCCCAGCAGCCGGCCGCGTACGCGAAGAACGACCAGGCCAAGTCCGCGCTGAAGAACGGCCAGGTCGACGCCATCGTGGTCGACCTGCCGACCGCGTTCTACATCACGGCGGCCGAAGTGACCGACGCCAAGATCGTCGGACAGTTCGAGAACACCGGCGGCACGCCCGAACAGTTCGGACTCGTCCTCGACAAGGGCAGCGCCCTGACCCCGTGCGTGACGAAGGCCGTGGACGCCCTGCGCCAGGACGGCACGCTCGCCTCGATCGAGAAGCAGTGGCTGTCCGAGGCCGTCGACGCTCCGGTGCTCAAGTGACCGTCACCAAGGAGGGGTCGCAGGAGGAGCCGGAAGAAGAGCCGGGAGAGCCGGGAGCGGACTCCGGCGAGGGCGACATGCCCGAGGCGTACGTCCCGTCGCAGCGGCGGATCGAACGGGAGCGCCACCAGCGCGCCCGCGCCCGCCGCGCGACGGCCATCGCCGCGCTCTCCACCCTGGTCACCGGCGTCGTGCTGTACCTCGTCGTCGTCAACGCGCCCGGCTGGTCGCGCACCAAGGAGACGTTCTTCAACGGGCAGTACGCGCGCGAGGCGTTCCCCAAGGTCCTGGAAGGGCTGTGGCTGAACGTACGGCTGCTCCTGATATGCGGCGCCGCTGTCCTCGTCCTGGGCATGCTGATCGCCATCGCCCGCACCCTGCGCGGCCCGGTGTTCTTCCCCGTACGGGCGCTGGCCGCCGCGTACACGGACTTCTTCCGCGGCCTCCCGCTCATCATCAACCTGATGATCGTGGTCCTGGGCGTCCCCGCGCTGCGGCTGCAGGGCGTCACCGTGGACCCGGTCCTCCTGGGCGGCACGGCGCTGACGCTGACGTACTCGGCGTACGTCGCCGAGGTGTTCCGCGCCGGCATCGAGTCCGTCCACCCCTCGCAGCGCGCCGCGGCCCGCTCGCTCGGGCTCACCAACCGGCAGGCCCTGCGCTACGTCGTCCTCCCCCAGGCGGTACGCCGCCAGGTGCCGCCGCTCCTCAACGACCTGGTGTCCCTCCAGAAGGACACCGGGCTCGTGTCGATCGGCGGCGCGGTCGACGCGGTGCGGGCCGCCGACATCATCGTGGGCCGCAGCCTCAACTACACGCCGTACATCGTCGCGGGACTGGTCTTCGTCGCGCTGACCATTCCGATGACCCGCTTCACGGACTGGATCACGGCCCGGATGGACCGTCAGCGGGCCCAGGGAGGGACCATATGACCGGCACACCGGTGCTGCGGATGGAATCCGTCCGCAAGACCTTCGGCGACTCCGTCGTCCTGCGCGACGTCGACCTGGAGGTCGCCCCGCACACGGTGACCGCCCTGATCGGCGCCTCCGGCTCCGGCAAGTCGACCCTGCTGCGCTGCGCGAACCTCCTCGAGGAGATCGACGACGGCGCGATCTGGCTGGACGACGAGGAGATCACCGACCCGAGGGCCGACCACGACGCCGTACGCCGTCGGATCGGCGTGGTCTTCCAGGCGTACAACCTCTTCCCGCACATGACCGTGCTGGAGAACATCACGCTCGCCCCGCGCCGCGTGCACGGCGTGGGCCGCGCGGAGGCCGAGGCACACGCGCGTGAGCTGCTCGACCGGCTCGGCCTCGGCGCGAAGGCGGGCGAGTATCCCGACCGGCTCAGCGGCGGCCAGCAGCAACGGGCCGCAATCGTCCGCGCGTTGGCCGTACGCCCCCGACTGCTGCTCCTCGACGAGATCACCGCCGCCCTCGACCCGGAGCTCGTGGGGGAGGTCCTGTCCGTCGTCCGGGACCTGAAGGACGAGGGTATGACCATGGTGCTGGCCACCCACGAGATGGGCTTCGCCCGCGACGTCGCCGACCAGGTGTGCTTCCTGGACGGCGGTGTGGTCCTCGAACGCGGCACGGCCGAGGAGCTCTTCGAGAGCCCGCAGCGGGAGCGCACCCAGCGGTTCCTGCGCCGGATCGTGGAGGCGGGGCGGCTCTGAGTCAGGCTCGCGCCTGCCCCGTCCCCGCCAGCGCCGCCACCCGTTCCACCGCGAACGCGTACCCCTGCACTCCGCACCCCGCGATGACCCCGTCGGCCCGCTGCGAGACGTACGAGTGGTGCCGGAACGCCTCACGCTGGTGGATGTTGGAGATGTGGACCTCCACCACAGGGAGGCCGTCACAGGCGTTGAGCGCGTCCAGGATCGCGACGGAGGTGTGCGAGTACGCGGCCGGGTTGATCACGATCCCGGCGTGGTTCAAGCGCGCCTCGTGGATCCAGTCCACCAGCTCCCCCTCGTGGTTGGACTGACGGAAGTCCACCGTGCCGCCGTGCGCGGCGGCCGCCTTGGCACACAGGGCCGCCACGTCCGCGAGCGTGTCCGAGCCGTAGATCTCCGGCTGACGCTGCCCGAGAAGGTTCAGATTGGGCCCGTTGAGAATCATGATCGGGGCGTTGGCGAGGGTGCGGGGCACGGTTCCTCCGGTCCTTCCAGTTCTGCCGGCCCGTTGCGGACCGCTGCTCGGACCCGGTCTATCACGCCACGGCGCGGCGGTGACGGGCCGTCCGATCCGTGATGAGACCCGCCTTTCCGTGGTGACACCCGCCGTTCCGTGATCACCCGCTGTTCCGTGACGAGACCCGCTCCGAGCAAGACGAGGCCGGTCCGCTCCGGCGCATCGCGATCAACCTCCGACGCGCACCATGCTCCCGCGCGCCCCCGTAACCGTCCGTCACCGTGGGTAGTTGACGCGGCATGCATGACGTACACACCGTAAGGGCGCCCTCCATGCTCCGGCTCGCGGCAGCCTCGCTCGCCGGAACGGCCATCGAGTTCTACGACTTCTTCGTCTACGGGACCGCGGCCGCCCTGGTCCTGGGACCGTTGTTCTTCCCGACCTTCTCACCGCTGGCGGGAACGCTGGCGGCCTTCGCGACGTTCGGCGTCGGGTTCGTCGCCCGCCCGCTCGGCTCGATGCTGTTCGGGCACATCGGAGACCGGCGCGGACGGCGGCCGGTGCTCGTCGCCTCGCTGTTGCTGACCGGCGCCGCGACCGTCGCGGTCGGGTGCGTGCCGACGTACGACTCGATCGGTACGGCCGCTCCCGTGCTCCTTCTTGTGCTGCGTTTCCTTCAGGGGCTCGGGCTCGGCGGGGAGTGGGGCGGTGCGGTGCTGCTGACCGCGGAGCACGCGCCCGCCGAGCGGCGCGCGCTGTGGTCGAGCTTTCCGCAGATCGGCCCCTCCGTGGGGTTCGTGCTGGCCAATGGCGTGATGCTGATGCTGTCGACAACGCTGTCCGACGCGCAGTTCGCGGCATGGGGGTGGCGGGTGCCGTTCTGGGCGGCCGGCCTGCTCGCCGCCGCGGGGCTGTGGCTGCGCAGTTCGCTCGCGGAGAGTCCCAGCTTCCTCGAAATGGAGGACCACGCGCGTGTGCCGCTCGCCGAGGTGGTGCGCGACCACTGGCGGCTCGTCCTGCTGACGGCCGGTGGACTCGCCGCGGGCTACGCCGTGTTCTACGCGGTGACGACCTGGTCGCTCGCGTACGGCGTCGAGCGGCTCGGGGTGAGCCGTACCGTCATGCTGTCCTGCGTCATGGCGGCCGTGGTGGTCCAGGGCTCCCTCACGCCCATGGTGGCCCTTCTCGGCGACCGCTACGGACGGCGGCCGCTGTGTCTGGCGGGATGTACGGCCTCGGCACTGTGGATGTTCCCGATGATCGCGCTGCTGTCGACCGGCGAACCCCTGTTGATGTTCCTGGGCTTCCTGGTGGCGCTGCTCGCGTTCATCACGATGTTCGCCGTGATCGCCGCGTACCTGCCGGAGTTGTACGAGCCTCGCGTGCGCTGCACGGGGGCGGCGGTGGGCTACAACCTGGGCGGGGTCCTGGGCGGCGCGCTCACGCCCATCGTGGCGACGGCGGTGGCCGAGGGAGAGCGGGTGCCCTGGGGTGTGGCGGCGTATCTGACGGGGATCGCCCTGTTCAGCCTCGGGTGTTTCGCCCTGCTGCCGGAGACCCGGCCGGTGCCCCGGATGGCCGTCGCACCGGCCACGGAGTGAGCGTCGGCTCGACCGGCCGAGCGTCGGTTACGGCGTGACCGCCAGCTCCAAGTACGCCGCGAACACCACCAGATGGACGCCTCCCTGGAGGGGGGTCGCGCGTCCGGGGACGACCGTCAGGGAACTCACGACCACCGTGAGCGCGAGCAGCACCATATGGGTGGAACTGAGGCCGAGTACGAGCGGCCCGGAGAGCCAGACGGACGCCAGGGCGACCGCGGGAATCGTCAGACCGATGCTGGCCATCGCGGAGCCGAGGGCGAGGTTCAGGCTGGTCTGTACCCGGTCGCGGCGGGCCGACCGGACCGCGGCGATGGTCTCCGGGAGCAGCACGAGCAGCGCGATGATCACACCGACCACGGACTGTGGCATACCGGCCGCCTCGACGCCGGACTCGATGGTGGGCGACACGCCCTTGGCGAGGCCGACCACTCCGACGAGGGCCAGGGTGAGCAGGCCCAGGCTGATCCCGGCGGCACGGGCGGACGGGGCGTTCGCGTGCTCGTCCACGTCGATCACCTCGCCCAGACGGGTGATCGGGAGGAAGTAGTCGCGGTGCCGCACGGTCTGGGTCGTCACGAACAGGCCGTACAGGACGAGTGAGGCGAGCGCGGCGAAGGTGAGCTGGGTCGTGGAGAACTCCGGGCCCGGCTTGCTGGTGGTGAAGGTCGGGAAGACCAGGCTGAGCGTGGCCAGCGTCGCGACGGTCGCCAGGGCGGCGCCGGTGCCCTCTGCGTT
This portion of the Streptomyces mirabilis genome encodes:
- a CDS encoding MBL fold metallo-hydrolase, translating into MTYSGAVKVGGPADVHELQNLMISKVAVGPMDNNAYLLRCRATDEQLLIDAANDAGTLLTLIGDDGIASVVTTHRHGDHWQALAEVVAATGARTYAGRDDAEGIPVPTDVLVGDGDTIRVGRVELTARHLVGHTPGSIALVYDDPHGHPHVFTGDCLFPGGVGNTRKDPKAFASLIHDVETKIFDALPDETWVYPGHGNDTTLGAERPHLPEWHARGW
- a CDS encoding ABC transporter substrate-binding protein produces the protein MHLAQRTLRRAASAATVALLAVAVGCAPQPEDKASAKASGTTGEACAKGALGTRTSGKLTVATDEPAYEPWFKDDRPANGKGFESAVAYAVAKQLGYDKSDVVWQTVPFNKAFAPGVKTFDFDINQVSISAERKKAVDFSSGYYDVRQAVIALKGSRAAKAKSIADLKGVKLGAQVGTTSLNYIDDVVKPAQQPAAYAKNDQAKSALKNGQVDAIVVDLPTAFYITAAEVTDAKIVGQFENTGGTPEQFGLVLDKGSALTPCVTKAVDALRQDGTLASIEKQWLSEAVDAPVLK
- a CDS encoding amino acid ABC transporter permease, which encodes MTVTKEGSQEEPEEEPGEPGADSGEGDMPEAYVPSQRRIERERHQRARARRATAIAALSTLVTGVVLYLVVVNAPGWSRTKETFFNGQYAREAFPKVLEGLWLNVRLLLICGAAVLVLGMLIAIARTLRGPVFFPVRALAAAYTDFFRGLPLIINLMIVVLGVPALRLQGVTVDPVLLGGTALTLTYSAYVAEVFRAGIESVHPSQRAAARSLGLTNRQALRYVVLPQAVRRQVPPLLNDLVSLQKDTGLVSIGGAVDAVRAADIIVGRSLNYTPYIVAGLVFVALTIPMTRFTDWITARMDRQRAQGGTI
- a CDS encoding amino acid ABC transporter ATP-binding protein, whose translation is MTGTPVLRMESVRKTFGDSVVLRDVDLEVAPHTVTALIGASGSGKSTLLRCANLLEEIDDGAIWLDDEEITDPRADHDAVRRRIGVVFQAYNLFPHMTVLENITLAPRRVHGVGRAEAEAHARELLDRLGLGAKAGEYPDRLSGGQQQRAAIVRALAVRPRLLLLDEITAALDPELVGEVLSVVRDLKDEGMTMVLATHEMGFARDVADQVCFLDGGVVLERGTAEELFESPQRERTQRFLRRIVEAGRL
- the aroQ gene encoding type II 3-dehydroquinate dehydratase, whose protein sequence is MPRTLANAPIMILNGPNLNLLGQRQPEIYGSDTLADVAALCAKAAAAHGGTVDFRQSNHEGELVDWIHEARLNHAGIVINPAAYSHTSVAILDALNACDGLPVVEVHISNIHQREAFRHHSYVSQRADGVIAGCGVQGYAFAVERVAALAGTGQARA
- a CDS encoding MFS transporter, translated to MHDVHTVRAPSMLRLAAASLAGTAIEFYDFFVYGTAAALVLGPLFFPTFSPLAGTLAAFATFGVGFVARPLGSMLFGHIGDRRGRRPVLVASLLLTGAATVAVGCVPTYDSIGTAAPVLLLVLRFLQGLGLGGEWGGAVLLTAEHAPAERRALWSSFPQIGPSVGFVLANGVMLMLSTTLSDAQFAAWGWRVPFWAAGLLAAAGLWLRSSLAESPSFLEMEDHARVPLAEVVRDHWRLVLLTAGGLAAGYAVFYAVTTWSLAYGVERLGVSRTVMLSCVMAAVVVQGSLTPMVALLGDRYGRRPLCLAGCTASALWMFPMIALLSTGEPLLMFLGFLVALLAFITMFAVIAAYLPELYEPRVRCTGAAVGYNLGGVLGGALTPIVATAVAEGERVPWGVAAYLTGIALFSLGCFALLPETRPVPRMAVAPATE
- a CDS encoding ionic transporter y4hA translates to MIVRLRSLLTQWTAVVPVVAVVLLAFTWGRDLPGAIVALVTLVLAGAVLAAVHHAEVIAHRVGEPFGSLVLAIAVTIIEVALIVTLMADGGPKSSTLARDTVFAAVMITCNGIVGLCLLVASLRHGLAVFNAEGTGAALATVATLATLSLVFPTFTTSKPGPEFSTTQLTFAALASLVLYGLFVTTQTVRHRDYFLPITRLGEVIDVDEHANAPSARAAGISLGLLTLALVGVVGLAKGVSPTIESGVEAAGMPQSVVGVIIALLVLLPETIAAVRSARRDRVQTSLNLALGSAMASIGLTIPAVALASVWLSGPLVLGLSSTHMVLLALTVVVSSLTVVPGRATPLQGGVHLVVFAAYLELAVTP